A region from the Polaribacter sp. Hel1_33_78 genome encodes:
- a CDS encoding Na(+)-translocating NADH-quinone reductase subunit A, producing MSKDIRIKKGLDIKLVGEAEQITTNIPISSVYAINPEDFHGIIPKLIAKEGAEVKAGEALFHSKSDERILFPSPVSGKVIEVTRGARRKVLAIKIAANKTQEHKDFGISNVDTMSAEDVKNQLFNSGCWPFVKQRPYDVIANPNQAPKAIFVSGYASAPLAPDLDYTLKGKEVELQAALSAIGKLTEGKIHVSVVNKSVSPFADLKGIEIHAVSGPHPVGNVGTQISQLDPINKGEVVWVIAPQDLVIIGELLLTGKFNASRTVALTGSKFSKPQYVTAIAGANIADLVADNLENDNTRIISGNVLSGVQVKEDGFIGYYDNQITAIPEGDDYEFFGWNKPIFNKISTSRALTFSWLTPNKKYDLNTNTNGEHRAFVVTGSYENVFPLDIYPMQLLKAFMYKDLDEMEALGGYEIAPEDFALTEFICVSKQPHQQIIREGLDLMREELG from the coding sequence ATGTCAAAAGATATTCGTATCAAAAAAGGCTTAGATATTAAGCTGGTTGGTGAAGCAGAACAAATTACTACTAATATTCCTATAAGTAGTGTTTATGCTATTAATCCAGAAGACTTTCACGGAATTATTCCAAAATTAATTGCCAAAGAAGGAGCAGAAGTAAAAGCAGGTGAAGCACTTTTTCATTCAAAAAGTGATGAGCGTATTTTATTTCCAAGTCCAGTAAGTGGTAAGGTAATAGAGGTAACACGTGGAGCAAGAAGAAAAGTTTTAGCAATAAAAATTGCGGCAAATAAAACACAGGAACATAAAGATTTTGGAATTTCTAATGTAGATACAATGTCTGCAGAAGATGTAAAAAATCAATTATTTAATTCAGGATGCTGGCCATTTGTAAAACAACGTCCTTATGATGTTATTGCAAATCCAAATCAAGCACCAAAAGCAATTTTTGTTTCTGGTTATGCAAGTGCACCATTAGCTCCAGATTTAGATTATACCTTAAAAGGTAAAGAAGTAGAATTACAAGCTGCACTTTCTGCAATAGGAAAGTTAACAGAAGGTAAAATACATGTATCTGTAGTTAATAAATCGGTTTCTCCTTTTGCAGATTTAAAAGGAATAGAAATTCATGCGGTTTCTGGTCCACATCCTGTCGGAAATGTTGGAACTCAAATTTCTCAATTAGATCCTATTAATAAAGGTGAAGTCGTTTGGGTTATAGCACCACAAGATCTAGTAATTATTGGAGAGTTGTTATTAACGGGCAAGTTTAATGCTTCAAGAACTGTTGCATTAACTGGTTCTAAATTTAGCAAACCACAATATGTTACTGCGATTGCAGGAGCAAATATTGCTGATTTAGTAGCTGATAATTTAGAGAATGACAACACAAGAATTATTAGCGGAAACGTTTTGTCTGGCGTGCAAGTTAAAGAAGATGGTTTTATTGGTTATTATGATAATCAAATTACAGCAATCCCTGAAGGAGATGATTATGAGTTTTTTGGATGGAATAAGCCGATTTTCAATAAAATATCTACTTCAAGAGCATTAACTTTTTCTTGGTTAACACCAAATAAAAAGTACGATTTAAATACCAATACAAATGGAGAACACAGAGCATTTGTAGTAACTGGTTCCTACGAAAATGTATTTCCTCTAGATATCTATCCAATGCAATTATTAAAAGCATTTATGTATAAAGATTTAGACGAAATGGAAGCTTTGGGAGGCTATGAAATAGCTCCAGAAGATTTTGCACTAACAGAATTTATTTGCGTATCTAAACAACCTCACCAGCAAATAATTCGTGAAGGTTTAGATTTAATGAGAGAAGAATTAGGATAA
- a CDS encoding response regulator transcription factor, with amino-acid sequence MNHNTSILVADDHPVLLKGLRDELLNLEFNVLEGATNGAQALELIVSKKPTIAILDINMPFLTGFEVIKKCQLESLKTKFIILTSYKEKGFVLKAKKMKISGYLLKDEPFSEIKKCIKEVSNGRFYASKVFDDVFNNEISPQIQKIKFLSPSERTIVRLIAGENSTKEIAEILSISTRTVDKHRSNIISKLDLPSDSLSVWVKDNKDLLENV; translated from the coding sequence ATGAATCATAATACTAGTATTCTTGTTGCAGATGATCATCCTGTATTATTAAAAGGATTAAGAGATGAATTATTAAATTTAGAATTTAATGTTCTAGAAGGCGCAACCAATGGTGCTCAAGCATTAGAGTTAATAGTATCTAAAAAGCCAACAATAGCTATTTTAGATATTAATATGCCTTTTCTAACTGGTTTTGAGGTGATAAAAAAATGTCAATTAGAGTCATTAAAGACAAAATTTATTATCCTTACTTCTTATAAAGAAAAAGGTTTTGTGTTGAAAGCAAAAAAAATGAAAATATCTGGCTATCTATTAAAAGATGAACCATTTTCAGAGATTAAGAAATGTATTAAAGAAGTTTCAAATGGAAGATTTTACGCAAGTAAGGTTTTTGATGATGTTTTTAATAATGAAATCTCTCCTCAAATTCAAAAAATAAAGTTTTTATCACCTTCAGAAAGAACAATTGTAAGATTAATAGCTGGTGAGAATTCTACAAAAGAAATAGCAGAAATTCTTTCAATATCTACAAGAACCGTAGATAAACATCGATCTAATATTATTTCAAAATTAGATTTACCTTCAGACTCCCTTTCTGTGTGGGTAAAAGATAATAAAGATTTATTAGAAAACGTTTAA
- a CDS encoding sensor histidine kinase, which produces MNKVLVYLLFFLFLNTSCAQEEKKSLESQSNSLVKNYYFKGLDFLSKNNFDEAFKSISSGLEASKKTNQKDLMAFGYLHLGGYFYQKKNYQIAIENLKKSLAIFIYLKNEKETYNCYFKLGRSYYRISEFDASLVNHFKALEIAERINNEKEIAENLGRIGEVYLLTPDLRKAQINFKKALKIYERLGDEQGIVGCFTNLGASYQKQGGPNKKELIIKAIDYFKQGLVRAKKANLQRNESIFLGNIGSSYRSLDKYDESLEFLFRALKIKVKLKNYGSAAHSCNDISETYSAMNNLVKAKEFALKAIEYSKGFNIHQERFGYYLLSKIEYKTGNFKSSHGHLKRYHQIHDSLFSLQKMAKINDLQIQYETEKKNLTIEAQESNIALLDSKNSIKNQWLLFGGLGLLSIFAFITLQKSKNTAKKEKLLQEKFSQDLLISQEEERTRIARELHDSVGQQLTLIKRKSQNIEQQEITKMTNKALEEVRSISRNLYPALLKQLGLKESIEQLINEYDEQTELFFSMDIDLIDEYFTENTSLNFYRLVQECLTNIVKHAKAKSVTVNIKKEDKSIITLISDNGKGFDVDKNKKKNSLGLKTIFERIKIMNGNLSINSKINNGTNFIFSIPIKNES; this is translated from the coding sequence ATGAATAAAGTTTTAGTGTATTTATTATTTTTTCTATTCTTAAATACTTCTTGCGCTCAAGAAGAAAAAAAGTCTTTAGAATCGCAAAGTAACTCGTTAGTTAAAAATTATTACTTTAAAGGTTTAGATTTTCTCTCAAAAAATAATTTCGATGAAGCCTTTAAAAGTATTTCTTCAGGTTTAGAAGCTTCAAAAAAAACAAATCAAAAAGATTTAATGGCTTTTGGCTACTTGCATTTAGGAGGTTATTTTTATCAAAAGAAAAATTATCAAATAGCTATTGAGAATTTAAAAAAATCTTTAGCCATTTTTATTTATTTGAAGAATGAAAAAGAAACTTATAACTGTTATTTTAAACTAGGAAGATCTTATTATAGAATTTCTGAATTTGATGCTTCTTTAGTAAATCATTTTAAAGCATTAGAAATTGCAGAACGCATTAACAATGAAAAAGAAATTGCAGAGAATCTTGGAAGAATAGGAGAAGTTTATTTGTTAACACCAGATTTAAGAAAAGCCCAAATTAATTTTAAAAAAGCTTTAAAAATTTATGAAAGATTAGGTGACGAGCAAGGTATTGTTGGTTGTTTCACTAATTTAGGAGCAAGTTATCAAAAACAAGGAGGTCCTAACAAAAAAGAGTTAATTATAAAAGCAATCGATTATTTTAAGCAAGGTCTTGTAAGAGCTAAAAAAGCAAATCTTCAACGAAATGAATCGATTTTTTTAGGCAATATTGGTTCATCTTATAGGTCTTTAGATAAATATGATGAGTCTTTAGAATTCCTTTTTAGAGCTTTAAAGATTAAGGTTAAGTTAAAAAATTACGGAAGTGCAGCGCATTCTTGTAACGACATTTCTGAAACGTATTCGGCGATGAATAATTTAGTTAAGGCTAAAGAATTTGCTTTAAAAGCAATCGAATATTCTAAAGGATTTAACATTCATCAAGAACGTTTTGGTTACTATTTATTGTCAAAAATTGAATATAAAACAGGGAACTTTAAAAGTTCTCACGGACATTTAAAAAGATACCACCAAATACATGATAGTTTGTTTTCATTACAGAAAATGGCTAAAATTAATGATTTACAAATTCAATACGAAACAGAAAAAAAGAACTTAACAATTGAAGCACAGGAAAGTAACATAGCTCTGTTGGATTCTAAAAACAGTATTAAAAACCAATGGTTGTTATTTGGTGGTTTAGGACTATTATCCATATTTGCTTTTATTACGTTACAAAAATCAAAAAATACAGCAAAAAAAGAAAAATTACTTCAAGAAAAATTTTCACAAGATTTACTTATTTCGCAAGAAGAAGAAAGAACAAGAATTGCAAGAGAATTACATGATAGTGTTGGGCAACAATTAACATTAATAAAAAGGAAATCGCAAAATATAGAGCAGCAAGAAATAACCAAAATGACAAATAAAGCGCTAGAAGAAGTAAGAAGTATTTCTAGAAATTTATACCCAGCTTTACTAAAACAATTAGGTTTAAAAGAAAGTATAGAGCAATTAATAAATGAATATGATGAGCAAACAGAGTTGTTTTTTTCTATGGATATTGATTTAATTGATGAGTATTTTACAGAAAATACAAGTTTAAATTTTTACAGACTTGTTCAAGAATGTTTAACCAATATTGTTAAGCATGCAAAAGCAAAATCTGTAACTGTAAATATTAAAAAAGAAGATAAAAGTATTATTACATTAATTTCTGATAACGGAAAAGGTTTTGATGTAGACAAAAATAAAAAGAAAAATAGTTTAGGTTTAAAGACTATTTTTGAAAGAATTAAAATTATGAACGGAAATCTGTCTATTAATAGTAAAATAAATAACGGAACTAATTTTATCTTTTCTATACCTATTAAAAATGAATCATAA
- a CDS encoding DUF5103 domain-containing protein, with protein MHQKIIWILLIFITSVNAQQIKSIQLRPLQANNFTAIVPLGTVLELSFDDLDADSKDYQYKIEHMTHDWQKSRLLSSQFIDGFDQNSIINVTNSFNTFQNYTHYEVKIPNVNSIITKSGNYLVSILNDDDEVVFSRKLVLYENAATIGVAVSRSRNTKTRDTQQTVEFTVNHPNLRINNPSQEVHVALLKNENWNEKITNLQPTFFQQNQLKYTYANKTNFWGGNEYLNFDSKLIRNKSLNVVKIDMKNVFHHYLYPSTYKPNRSYTYNPDINGQFVIRTLDANDTNTEADYAMMHFTLYADTPIANKDVYIYGAFNNFKIEDENKLFYNFETSSYQGQILLKQGFYNYTFATVDDNQLVDTNQINGTFFQTENQYTVIVYYKPFGGLYDRVIGIGAGFYNQNR; from the coding sequence ATGCATCAAAAAATAATCTGGATTTTATTAATTTTTATTACATCTGTAAATGCACAGCAGATAAAATCAATTCAGTTAAGACCACTTCAAGCAAATAATTTTACCGCAATAGTTCCTTTAGGAACAGTTTTAGAATTGTCTTTTGATGATTTAGATGCAGATAGTAAAGATTACCAATACAAAATAGAACACATGACGCATGACTGGCAAAAAAGCAGATTGCTTTCTAGTCAGTTTATAGATGGTTTTGATCAGAATTCAATTATAAATGTGACCAATTCTTTTAACACCTTTCAGAATTACACACATTATGAGGTGAAAATTCCGAATGTAAATTCTATTATCACCAAAAGCGGAAATTATTTAGTTTCTATTTTAAATGATGACGATGAAGTTGTTTTTTCTAGAAAACTTGTTCTCTATGAAAATGCAGCAACCATTGGAGTTGCAGTTTCTAGGAGCAGAAACACGAAAACAAGAGACACGCAACAAACCGTTGAATTTACAGTAAATCATCCAAACCTTAGAATCAACAACCCTTCTCAAGAAGTGCATGTTGCTCTGCTAAAAAATGAAAATTGGAATGAAAAAATTACCAATTTACAGCCAACTTTTTTTCAACAAAATCAGTTAAAATACACCTACGCAAACAAAACTAATTTTTGGGGAGGAAATGAATATTTAAATTTTGACAGTAAACTCATTAGAAATAAAAGTTTAAATGTGGTTAAAATAGACATGAAGAATGTTTTTCATCATTACTTATACCCTTCTACCTACAAGCCGAATAGAAGTTACACATACAACCCAGATATTAATGGCCAATTTGTGATAAGAACTTTAGATGCAAATGACACAAACACAGAGGCAGATTATGCCATGATGCATTTTACTTTATATGCAGACACACCAATTGCCAATAAAGACGTTTATATCTATGGCGCTTTTAATAATTTTAAAATTGAAGATGAAAATAAACTTTTTTACAATTTTGAAACCTCTAGCTATCAAGGACAAATTTTACTAAAACAAGGTTTTTACAATTATACCTTTGCCACGGTTGACGATAATCAACTGGTAGATACGAACCAAATTAATGGTACTTTTTTTCAAACTGAAAACCAATATACAGTAATCGTATATTACAAACCTTTTGGTGGTTTGTACGATAGAGTGATTGGTATTGGCGCTGGTTTTTACAATCAAAATAGGTAA
- the apaG gene encoding Co2+/Mg2+ efflux protein ApaG, with protein sequence MVQQITKGIKISVKTKYNGTSYRNNRLYYTFVYFITIENKSSETLQLTDRFWKIFDSLNTTELVKGEGVVGQTPILKPNDNYTYSSGCFLESTMGAMKGYYTMKNIETLEEFKVYIPTFQLATPVLSN encoded by the coding sequence ATGGTTCAACAAATTACAAAAGGAATTAAAATTTCTGTAAAAACAAAATATAATGGCACAAGCTATAGAAATAATAGGTTGTATTATACTTTTGTTTACTTTATAACCATTGAAAATAAATCATCAGAAACGTTGCAATTAACAGATCGTTTTTGGAAAATTTTTGATTCGTTGAATACTACCGAACTTGTAAAAGGAGAAGGAGTTGTTGGGCAAACTCCTATATTAAAACCCAATGATAATTACACTTACAGTTCTGGGTGTTTTTTAGAATCTACAATGGGCGCCATGAAAGGGTATTATACCATGAAAAACATAGAAACTTTAGAAGAGTTTAAAGTATACATACCAACTTTTCAACTTGCAACACCAGTATTATCAAACTAA
- a CDS encoding DUF3667 domain-containing protein: MHEVFNGFFNFDAKFWNTIIPLLIKPGKVSKEYVDGKRQRYSNPFQFYLTVSILFFLILGLSKNIDKFKELKNGTEQKQSKIISFDTDQAVKNVDIDSLKNAVNTELKNSWIPIDSVKRKKIIDQVAEKAKDSTKSISTTGNKIDFAGLPIADYLEFQKKHPKTSIDAALDSLQKEKTFFNRFLYNRAKVINSLTTEGESQEQFSNQLLSYISIALFVFLPFFTLFLKLFYIRRKYTYVDHLVLVFHTQTVFFMLLSIYFLLELFGATPQLWIFAVLFLMYLLIAMRKFYQQGYFKTFIKFTLLNFTYIFISIFGVVIVGLISFALF, translated from the coding sequence ATTCATGAAGTTTTTAATGGATTTTTCAATTTTGATGCAAAATTCTGGAATACAATAATTCCGCTTTTAATAAAACCTGGTAAAGTTTCTAAAGAGTATGTGGATGGCAAAAGACAGCGCTACTCCAATCCTTTTCAGTTTTATTTAACCGTTTCTATCCTTTTCTTTTTAATCTTAGGACTTTCTAAAAACATTGATAAATTTAAAGAACTTAAAAACGGCACTGAACAAAAGCAATCGAAAATTATTTCTTTTGATACTGATCAAGCAGTAAAGAATGTAGATATAGACTCCTTAAAAAACGCTGTTAATACCGAACTTAAAAACTCTTGGATTCCTATAGATTCTGTAAAAAGAAAAAAAATTATAGACCAAGTAGCAGAAAAAGCAAAAGACTCTACAAAATCGATCAGTACAACCGGAAATAAAATTGACTTTGCAGGGCTTCCAATTGCTGATTATTTAGAATTTCAAAAAAAACACCCTAAAACAAGTATCGATGCTGCTTTAGATAGCCTTCAAAAAGAAAAAACATTTTTCAATAGGTTTTTATACAACAGAGCAAAAGTGATCAATTCTTTGACTACTGAAGGAGAAAGTCAAGAACAATTTAGCAACCAATTGCTATCCTATATTTCCATAGCACTATTTGTATTTTTACCCTTTTTTACCTTATTTTTAAAGTTGTTTTACATTAGAAGAAAATACACGTATGTAGACCATTTAGTCCTGGTATTTCATACGCAAACCGTATTTTTTATGCTTTTATCTATTTACTTTTTATTAGAACTCTTTGGGGCTACACCTCAATTATGGATTTTTGCAGTCCTCTTTTTAATGTATCTTTTGATCGCCATGCGCAAGTTTTACCAACAAGGTTATTTTAAAACTTTTATAAAATTTACACTCCTAAACTTTACCTATATTTTTATTTCTATTTTCGGGGTTGTTATTGTTGGCTTAATTTCTTTTGCACTCTTTTAG
- a CDS encoding NRDE family protein — MCTVTYLPLGNNNFILTSNRDETPLRKTIPLEIYKENGVELTYPKDALAGGTWIGASTKNRLVCLLNGGFKNHTRNRYYKISRGVIVKKILSTDNGVAYINNFDFTDIEPFTLILIDYHLQLEAYELVWDGIKKHFKKLAEEPKIWSSSSLYTEEMKVLRKEWFSDWLAKNDVFQQEKIVDFHQNENLGNTEISLKMKRAFVETVSITSVKKIASNIEMTYLDVRTTKRVQKKLSQQ; from the coding sequence ATGTGCACGGTAACCTATCTTCCTTTAGGCAATAATAATTTTATTTTAACCTCTAATCGTGATGAAACGCCACTAAGAAAAACAATACCACTAGAGATCTATAAAGAAAATGGTGTAGAATTAACATACCCGAAAGATGCTTTAGCAGGAGGAACTTGGATTGGTGCAAGTACAAAAAATAGATTGGTTTGTTTGCTAAATGGCGGATTTAAAAACCATACAAGAAATCGTTATTACAAGATAAGTAGAGGTGTTATTGTAAAAAAAATCCTTTCTACAGATAATGGGGTTGCTTATATTAACAATTTTGATTTTACAGATATAGAACCGTTTACATTGATTTTGATTGATTATCATTTGCAATTAGAAGCTTATGAATTGGTTTGGGACGGCATTAAAAAACATTTTAAAAAACTAGCAGAGGAGCCTAAAATTTGGTCTTCATCTTCTTTATATACCGAAGAAATGAAAGTCTTAAGAAAAGAATGGTTTTCTGATTGGTTAGCAAAAAATGATGTCTTTCAGCAAGAAAAAATTGTTGACTTTCATCAAAATGAAAACTTAGGAAATACAGAAATTTCGCTTAAAATGAAAAGAGCTTTTGTAGAAACGGTGAGTATAACTTCGGTAAAAAAAATAGCATCCAACATAGAAATGACTTATTTAGATGTAAGAACAACTAAAAGAGTGCAAAAGAAATTAAGCCAACAATAA
- the pruA gene encoding L-glutamate gamma-semialdehyde dehydrogenase translates to MARGFFNVPEAVNEPVKGYAPGSPERTELLATYKEMFNSNIDVPMHINGEEVRTGNTKNITPPHDHKHVVGQYHTADKSHVDTAIATALAAREAWSSVSWMERASIFLKAAELLAGPYRARMNAATMIAQSKNVHQAEIDAACEMIDFFRFNVQYLTDIFKDQPASAPGIWNRVEYRPLEGFVYAITPFNFTSIAANLVAAPALMGNVVVWKPSDHQAYSAQVIVDLFKEAGLPDGVINVVYGDPVMITDTVFASPDFSGLHFTGSTHVFKNLWKQIGNNIHNYKTYPRIVGETGGKDFIWAHNSANPLQVATGITRGAFEFQGQKCSAASRAFIPASMWEEVKGHLIAQANEIKMGSPEDPSNYVNAVIHEGSFDKIASFLDAAKTDPDADIIIGGGHDKSVGYFIEPTVIVAKDPMYKTMCTELFGPVMTIYVYEDAAWEASLKLVDESTEYALTGAIFSTDRYIVEKASKALENAAGNFYINDKPTGAVVGQQPFGGARASGTNDKAGSAQNLLRWTSVRLIKETFVTPTDYKYPFLG, encoded by the coding sequence ATGGCAAGAGGATTTTTTAATGTTCCAGAAGCAGTTAATGAACCAGTAAAAGGGTATGCTCCAGGTTCTCCTGAAAGAACAGAATTATTAGCTACTTACAAAGAAATGTTTAACAGCAATATTGATGTGCCAATGCATATTAATGGCGAAGAAGTTAGAACAGGAAATACAAAGAATATTACACCTCCTCATGACCATAAACATGTTGTAGGACAATATCATACTGCAGACAAATCTCATGTAGATACTGCAATTGCTACTGCTTTAGCCGCAAGAGAAGCATGGTCTAGCGTAAGTTGGATGGAAAGAGCTTCTATTTTCTTAAAAGCGGCTGAATTATTAGCAGGACCTTACAGAGCGAGAATGAATGCGGCTACAATGATTGCACAATCTAAAAACGTTCATCAAGCAGAAATTGATGCGGCTTGTGAAATGATTGATTTCTTCCGTTTCAATGTACAATATTTAACAGATATATTTAAAGATCAACCAGCATCTGCTCCAGGAATTTGGAACCGAGTTGAGTATAGACCGCTAGAAGGATTTGTATATGCCATTACACCTTTTAACTTTACCTCTATTGCTGCAAATTTAGTTGCTGCCCCAGCTTTAATGGGAAATGTTGTGGTATGGAAACCCTCTGATCATCAAGCATATTCTGCTCAAGTAATTGTAGATTTGTTTAAAGAAGCTGGTTTGCCTGATGGCGTAATAAATGTAGTTTACGGAGATCCTGTGATGATTACCGATACTGTATTTGCTTCTCCAGATTTCTCTGGATTACACTTTACAGGATCTACGCATGTATTTAAAAACTTATGGAAACAAATAGGAAATAATATCCACAACTATAAAACATATCCAAGAATTGTTGGAGAAACTGGTGGTAAAGACTTTATCTGGGCGCATAATTCTGCCAACCCTCTGCAAGTTGCAACAGGAATTACAAGAGGTGCTTTTGAATTTCAAGGTCAAAAATGTTCTGCTGCATCACGTGCATTTATTCCTGCATCCATGTGGGAAGAAGTAAAAGGGCATTTAATTGCACAAGCAAATGAAATAAAAATGGGTTCTCCAGAAGATCCATCAAACTACGTAAATGCAGTTATACACGAAGGTTCTTTTGATAAAATTGCAAGCTTTTTAGACGCTGCTAAAACGGATCCTGATGCAGATATTATCATTGGGGGGGGTCACGATAAATCTGTTGGATACTTCATAGAACCAACCGTTATTGTAGCTAAAGATCCAATGTACAAAACAATGTGTACAGAATTGTTCGGCCCTGTTATGACAATCTATGTATACGAAGATGCTGCATGGGAAGCTTCTTTAAAATTAGTAGATGAATCTACTGAATATGCTTTAACAGGAGCAATCTTTTCTACAGATAGATATATTGTTGAAAAAGCATCTAAAGCATTAGAGAATGCAGCTGGAAATTTCTACATCAACGACAAACCAACAGGAGCAGTTGTTGGTCAGCAACCATTTGGAGGCGCAAGAGCTTCTGGAACAAATGATAAAGCTGGTTCTGCACAAAATTTATTACGCTGGACTTCTGTTCGTTTAATTAAAGAAACTTTTGTAACACCAACAGATTATAAATATCCCTTTTTAGGATAA